The nucleotide window AGTGCGCCTGCCAATTATCGTCATTACCAAATTGGTTTAATAAGGTATACCCAGATTCATCTCGAAGTTTAAAAGCCAAATCACGACTACCTTCTATACCATCATCAGCTGAGGTTAAAATTACCTCAGCACCATAAGCTCGCATAGTTTTCACACGCTCTTCAGTAGAATTTTCTGGCATAATCAAAGACATTTTCAAACCCATGCAATTGGCAATTAATGCTAGGGCAATTCCGGTATTTCCACTGGTCGCTTCAACTAAATGGTCTCCTTTTCTAATATCTCCTCTCTCTAACGCGGCTTTAATCATATTAAATGCTGGCCGATCTTTAACACTACCTCCTGGATTATGCCCCTCCATTTTTAATAACAGACGAACATTTTCCTTCGAAAATAAATTCCGAGATTCTATTAAGGGTGTATTACCTATAGTGTCTAAAATATTTTTACTTATCACCTTTTCTCTGGGTAATATTAATCTCTGTTTTATAGGTAACCAATGAATTTGGCGGAACTGATCTAGTAATCCAAACGTTGGCTCCAATAATGCTATCAGCCCCTATTACTATCTCACCACCTAATATTGTGGCATTGGCATAAATTGTTACATTATCCTCTATTGTTGGGTGACGCTTTGTTGCAGCTAATTCTTTTTTTACTTGTATACCTCCCAAGGTGACACCCTGATAAATTTTCACATTGTCTTTAATAATCGATGTTTCTCCAATGACAATACCTGTACCATGGTCTATAAAAAATGATTTTCCTATGGTCGCCCCAGGGTGAATATCAATACCCGTCTTTCCATGCACATATTCACTCATCATTCTAGGAACAATAGGTACTCCTAATTTTAAAAGGGAATTACTAAGTCGATAAATAGCAATGGCATAAAACCCGGGGTATGAAAGATAAACCTCCCTTACACTTTTCGAGGCAGGATCGTGTCTTTCAATAGCCTTTGCATCCAAATCAATTTGATTTCGAATTTCTGGAATCTGATGGCAAAAGTCCTCCCAAACATCTACCCCGTTAGGAATTTCTAATGAGTGCGAAATTGTTTGGAATAACTCATTTAGCGACATTAATTCTTCCGATCTATCTTCATCGAACAACACATAAAACATGCGTTTGGTGAACTGATTGACGGAATCTTTTATACGTATATTGAAACTCATTGTAAAAAAGGTTCTAATAGGCCTTCTAAACTAAGTTAAAAAAGCGAATTAGAACCCCAATATATAGAAGGGACAACGTTAAATAATCTTTAAATTGCTTGAACAACGGCTTTTGGCGCCTCTTTTCTAGATCCATCAAACCCATCTATACCACTAACGGTAGTATATTTAAGCACATACCTTTTGCCTGGATTAATGATTTTATAGGCAGATTGACACATTAAAGTTGCTTCATGGAACCCACATAAAATCAATTTTAGTTTTCCTTCATACGTATTTACATCACCTATGGCAAAAATTCCTGGAATGTTTGTTTGGTAATCCAAGGTATCGACCTTTATAGCATTCTTTTCAATTTCTAGTCCCCAATCTCCAATTGGCCCAAGTTTAGGTGAAAGTCCGAATAAAGGAATAAAATGGTCGGCTTCTAGCTGAAATTCTTGTCCATCAGAAGCAACCGTTAACGCCTCTAAATGATCTTTTCCATGAACATCAGTTACCTCTGCAGGAGTAATCAAATTTATTTTTCCAAGAAGCTTCAGTTCCTTAACCTTTTCAACAGAATCAAGTGCTCCCCTGAATTCATTTCTTCTATGGATTAAGGTGACTTCAGATGCAATTTTAGATAAGAAAATACTCCAATCTAAAGCAGAATCACCTCCTCCAGAAATCACCACTCGCTTGTTTCTAAAAACTTGTGGATCTTTGATTATATATGAAATGCCTTTATCTTCAAATCGCTCTATACCTTCAATTAAAGGTTTTCTAGGTTCAAACGAACCCAAACCACCAGCAATTGCAACAACCGGGGCATTATGTTTAGTACCTTTATTCGTGGTTACAATGAAAGAACCATCTTCTAATTTTTCAATAGTTTCAGCACGTTCTCCAAGAGTAAATCCAGGTTCGAACTGTTTTCCTTGCTCCAAAAGGTTTTTTACTAGATCACCAGCAAGAACCTCGGGAAATCCTGGTATATCATAAATTGGTTTCTTAGGATAAATTTCAGCACATTGACCACCAGGCTGCGGCAGTGCGTCAATTAAATGGCATTTCATTTTTAATAAACCTGCTTCAAAAACAGTGAATAATCCAGTAGGTCCAGCTCCTATTATAAGTATATCCGTTCTAATCATATTTAATTTCTTTATTTGTAATCAAAGATTTGGTGACTTTATTTAATTGTTCTACGCGATGCTCAAAATCATTTGCTAGGGTATATCGGTAAGTATTTAGGTTTGTAACCAATTCATCCAATGAATCGGGCAAGGACTCTTCAAAAAATTGTCTTAATCTTTTAGCAGCCGTTGGTGATTTGCCATTGGTGGAAATAGCCATTTTCACATTTCCCTTGGTAACGATTCCCCCCATATAAAAATCACAAAAGGGTGGATTGTCAGCAACATTCACCAAAATATTTCGCTCCTTACAGTCTTTGTAGACTTGCTCATTTACATCCTTTTTATCTGTTGTAGCTATAACGATATGTTTATCTAACAACATATAATCGCGGTATTCTCCATAAATGATCTGTGCATTTACCGACTTTGCCAGTTTAAGTGTGGATGTTCTGAACATAGGTGCAACTAGACTAACTTGTGCATCTGGACTAGACTTCAGAAGAAAATGAAGTTTTTCTTCTGCAACATTTCCACCACCCACGATTAGGATATTTAACTCGCGAAGCTTTAAGAAAATTGGATAAAGGTTATTTCGTTCCATAATTATATTGGAAGTTGTTGATAAATATTATTATTATTGAATTCTTCTTTGGAAATTTGATCAAGAATTACTCTCTGTCTTACTACCTCACCTATTACGATAATTGCAGGCGAGCTCAATTGTTCTTTTTCTACAATTTTTTCTATGTCCTCAATAGTCCCTATACCTACTTTTTCTAAAAGGGTAGTTCCATTTTGAATGATGGCTATTGGGGTTTCATGTTTACCAACCTTTTTATAAGATTGAACAATTTCAGACAATTTACTCATACCCATAAGAATCACCACAGTCGCAGTCGAGGCCGCCGCCAAAGCAACGTCTTGAGAGATTTTATGGGATTTAGTTGTGCCGGTAATTACCCAAAAACTTTCGGAGGCACCTCTTTTTGTTAAAGGAATTCCTTGGTAAGCCGGCACTGCAGCCGAAGAAGATATTCCTGGCACAACAGCAGTTTGAAGTCCAAATTGCCTAGCATAATCAATTTCTTCAGCCCCTCTCCCAAAAATGAAGGGATCACCGCCTTTAAGTCTTACGACATGGCCTTTACTAAAAGCCCTGTTGATAATTAAATCATTTATTTGGTCTTGGTGATACGCATAGCAACCTTTTCGTTTACCAACAAAAATGGTTTCCGCATTCGGATTTACATAACTCAACAAATCCTCATTCACCAAAGCGTCATAAAGAACTACATTTGCCTCTTTCAAAGTCTTAATCGCCTTTAAGGTGATTAAATCAGGGTCACCTGGTCCGGCACCAACTACTGTAAGTTTTGGGGTAGTATCTCTATTCAGCATGACTTAATTCTTTGGTTCTGAATTTCTCGATAGTTTCGAAAAATGCTGTCGCATCTTCAGCATAGTTTTGGGCAAATTCTTTTGTAGGTTCATTGTTTTGAATTTGATATACCAAGGATTTAAAATCAGCACTCAAAATCAATTTTCCAGATTCAACAAAAACCTCATCGAATTTTGCTATTATCGATGCCTGAGAATTTGTTGAAATATTTTCTGAGGTGAGCAAGGCTTTAGCCCCATTTATAAACGAAGTATAAGTGTTATAAATAGCATCTGACCACTTTTCATCTTCAAACGATTCTGTTGCAAGATCTAACTTTTCTTTCGCCTCAAGAATTAAGGTTGCAACCAAATCAATAACCACCCCAGCACATTCACCAATACCTACAGCTTGAATATATCTTCTGGTATTTCCCCAATCGATAAAATCATCATCTTCCAAATTGTCAACATCCGAAAGAGAAACCAATAAGTTGTAGAAATATTTTTCGCCTAAACGATCATAATAGGACAGAAAATCCTCATTGTCAAATGCATTTAAGGCAAAATCATCTAGCAATTCCCGTAAAGCTTGTGGACCACGTTTGGAAGGCAACTTTATTACTTTGTCAGCGAACCTTCCTTTTCCATTACCTAACACCCCTCCTCCAAGCAATACTTGAACAGCAGGAGCTACTCGTTTATCTTTTGTACGGACGCTCATTCCTTGAAATCCAATATGGGCCATGTTATGCTGCCCACAGGCATTCATGCATCCAGAAATTTTTATTGTAATATCTTTATTAGTTACGAATTGAGGATATTCTTCGTTCAGAACTTCTTCTAAAGCAATGGCCAAACCAGTACTACTTGCAATTCCCAGATTACAGGTATCAGTGCCTGGACAAGCTGTTATATCTAAACTAGATTTATAACCTAATTCCGCAAAACCGAGCGATTCTAGTTCTTGGTAAAAAAATGGTAAATCACCTTCTTTAACATGCCGAATCAAAATATTTTGTCTTAGCGTTAATCTAATTTCATTTGCAGCATAAGTCTTAACTAAATTGGCAAGTTTTCGTGCTTTTTCAGTTGAAAAATCACCTAGTCGCACCTTAATTCCTATCGCAAATAGATTAGATTGTTTTTGCTTAAAAACGTTTTGTTGTTTCCATGATTGATAGGTCTCTAAATCTTGAATGGAAACCTTTGGAGCAGGATTTTTGGCTAATTCTACCTCCGTAGTTAATGATTTTGTATCAATTGCGTAAGATTGGCACGACAAGGCTCTTTTTTCTTCTTCTATAAGTTGAATAAATTGATCTAATCCAATGTCT belongs to Aegicerativicinus sediminis and includes:
- a CDS encoding NAD(P)/FAD-dependent oxidoreductase yields the protein MIRTDILIIGAGPTGLFTVFEAGLLKMKCHLIDALPQPGGQCAEIYPKKPIYDIPGFPEVLAGDLVKNLLEQGKQFEPGFTLGERAETIEKLEDGSFIVTTNKGTKHNAPVVAIAGGLGSFEPRKPLIEGIERFEDKGISYIIKDPQVFRNKRVVISGGGDSALDWSIFLSKIASEVTLIHRRNEFRGALDSVEKVKELKLLGKINLITPAEVTDVHGKDHLEALTVASDGQEFQLEADHFIPLFGLSPKLGPIGDWGLEIEKNAIKVDTLDYQTNIPGIFAIGDVNTYEGKLKLILCGFHEATLMCQSAYKIINPGKRYVLKYTTVSGIDGFDGSRKEAPKAVVQAI
- the epsC gene encoding serine O-acetyltransferase EpsC translates to MSFNIRIKDSVNQFTKRMFYVLFDEDRSEELMSLNELFQTISHSLEIPNGVDVWEDFCHQIPEIRNQIDLDAKAIERHDPASKSVREVYLSYPGFYAIAIYRLSNSLLKLGVPIVPRMMSEYVHGKTGIDIHPGATIGKSFFIDHGTGIVIGETSIIKDNVKIYQGVTLGGIQVKKELAATKRHPTIEDNVTIYANATILGGEIVIGADSIIGANVWITRSVPPNSLVTYKTEINITQRKGDK
- the cysM gene encoding cysteine synthase CysM; this translates as MISKNILDTIGNTPLIESRNLFSKENVRLLLKMEGHNPGGSVKDRPAFNMIKAALERGDIRKGDHLVEATSGNTGIALALIANCMGLKMSLIMPENSTEERVKTMRAYGAEVILTSADDGIEGSRDLAFKLRDESGYTLLNQFGNDDNWQAHYKTTGPEIWRDTEGAVTHFVSAMGTTGTIMGVSTYLKEQNRNIQVVGAQPKDGSSIPGIRKWPKEYVPTIFNPYKVDKVIEVSEKEAAAMSVRLAKEEGVFAGMSSGGSVASALKLIETIEEGIVVAIICDRGDRYLSSSLFG
- a CDS encoding nitrite reductase, translating into MQSFRTEIENPLVERDIIELEKKIRLFREGRIDEERFRSLRLARGVYGQRQQGVQMIRIKLPYGKVTGDQLIRISDVSDEYSTGKLHITTRQDIQIHYVSLDRTPELWADLEKDDVTLREACGNTVRNVTASETAGIDPNEPFDVSPYAHAVFQFFLRNPVCQEMGRKFKISFSSSDEDSALSYIHDLGFIPKIKDGKRGFKVMLGGGLGSQPRHADVLYEFLEEEYLIPVTESVLRIFDRHGERAKRLKARMKFLVKDIGLDQFIQLIEEEKRALSCQSYAIDTKSLTTEVELAKNPAPKVSIQDLETYQSWKQQNVFKQKQSNLFAIGIKVRLGDFSTEKARKLANLVKTYAANEIRLTLRQNILIRHVKEGDLPFFYQELESLGFAELGYKSSLDITACPGTDTCNLGIASSTGLAIALEEVLNEEYPQFVTNKDITIKISGCMNACGQHNMAHIGFQGMSVRTKDKRVAPAVQVLLGGGVLGNGKGRFADKVIKLPSKRGPQALRELLDDFALNAFDNEDFLSYYDRLGEKYFYNLLVSLSDVDNLEDDDFIDWGNTRRYIQAVGIGECAGVVIDLVATLILEAKEKLDLATESFEDEKWSDAIYNTYTSFINGAKALLTSENISTNSQASIIAKFDEVFVESGKLILSADFKSLVYQIQNNEPTKEFAQNYAEDATAFFETIEKFRTKELSHAE
- a CDS encoding precorrin-2 dehydrogenase/sirohydrochlorin ferrochelatase family protein, which translates into the protein MERNNLYPIFLKLRELNILIVGGGNVAEEKLHFLLKSSPDAQVSLVAPMFRTSTLKLAKSVNAQIIYGEYRDYMLLDKHIVIATTDKKDVNEQVYKDCKERNILVNVADNPPFCDFYMGGIVTKGNVKMAISTNGKSPTAAKRLRQFFEESLPDSLDELVTNLNTYRYTLANDFEHRVEQLNKVTKSLITNKEIKYD
- the cobA gene encoding uroporphyrinogen-III C-methyltransferase, with the protein product MLNRDTTPKLTVVGAGPGDPDLITLKAIKTLKEANVVLYDALVNEDLLSYVNPNAETIFVGKRKGCYAYHQDQINDLIINRAFSKGHVVRLKGGDPFIFGRGAEEIDYARQFGLQTAVVPGISSSAAVPAYQGIPLTKRGASESFWVITGTTKSHKISQDVALAAASTATVVILMGMSKLSEIVQSYKKVGKHETPIAIIQNGTTLLEKVGIGTIEDIEKIVEKEQLSSPAIIVIGEVVRQRVILDQISKEEFNNNNIYQQLPI